One region of Parambassis ranga chromosome 21, fParRan2.1, whole genome shotgun sequence genomic DNA includes:
- the LOC114453776 gene encoding zinc transporter 7-B-like, producing MYGNNQGNPYPSGYPNQPPQMPGGYPQYPPGAAHPPTCPPQPHGPQGGLHGHGPGPGQCHGQGQGQCHGQGHGQCHGQGHGQCHGQGHGQCHGHGHKDKHKHKHKDKHKDKHKDKHKHKDGHKHGHCHKKGSSSSSSSSDSD from the exons ATGTACGGAAACAACCAAG GAAACCCATATCCCTCAGGGTACCCAAACCAACCTCCGCAGATGCCGGGTGGTTACCCACAGTATCCTCCAGGCGCTGCAcatccaccaacctgtcctcctcagccccATGGCCCACAAGGAGGCCTCCATGGACATGGACCTGGGCCCGGTCAATGCCATGGACAAGGACAAGGGCAATGCCATGGACAGGGGCATGGACAGTGCCATGGACAGGGGCATGGACAGTGCCATGGACAGGGGCATGGACAGTGCCATGGACATGGACACAAGGACAAgcacaagcacaaacacaaggACAAGCACAAGGACAAGCACAAGGACAAGCACAAGCATAAGGATGGTCATAAGCATGGCCATTGTCACAAGAAAGGG TCCTCGAGCAGCTCCAGTAGCAGTGACTCTGACTAG
- the lss gene encoding lanosterol synthase isoform X1 has translation MTEGTQLRRRGGPYKTEPATDLSRWRLTNVEGRQTWLYVEDQDIPDREQTMLEAHSLGLDTSKFVSGSPAAHTAVDAALKGMHFYRHLQAEDGHWAGDYGGPLFLLPGLLITCHVAKIPLPEAWKREMARYLRSVQLPDGGWGLHIEDKSTVFGTALSYTSLRILGVDPDDPDMVRARNNLHSKGGAVGIPSWGKFWLAILNVYSWEGMNTLLPEMWLFPAWMPAHPSTLWCHCRQVYLPMSYCYAVRLAAEEDSLVLSLRQELYVHDYATINWPAQRNNVAACDMYTPHSTLLTVAYMVLNVYEAHHSATLRGMAVKELYEHIQADDQFTKCISIGPISKTINMLVRWYVDGPSSPVFQEHVSRIPDYLWLGLDGMKMQGTNGSQLWDTCFAVQAFLEAGAQDDSRLAECLRDAHQFLTITQIPDNPPEYQKYYRQMNKGGFPFSTRDCGWIVADCTAEGLKSVMLLQELCPSISQHIPAEHLYDAVNVLLSMRNKDGGFATYETKRGGRLLELLNPSEVFGDIMIDYTYVECTSAVMQALRHFQKAYPNHRAEEIRSTLREGLEYCRRVQRPDGSWEGSWGVCFTYGIWFGLEAFACMGHIYKNDDACEEVRKACLFLLDWQMSDGGWGEDFESCEQRRYIQSSAAQIHNTCWALLGLMAVRHPNRQAIERGVRLLIDKQLPNGDWPQENIAGVFNKSCAISYTSYRNVFPVWTLGRFSTLYPSSELAGKVKV, from the exons ATGACTGAGGGAAC GCAACTGAGGAGGCGAGGGGGTCCGTATAAGACGGAGCCAGCCACAGACCTGAGCCGCTGGAGGCTCACTAATGTGGAGGGCAGGCAGACCTGGCTTTATGTGGAAGATCAGGATATCCCAGACAGAGAGCAGACCATGTTGGAAGCACATTCACTCGGCTTAGACACG AGTAAGTTTGTGTCTGGCTCTCCAGCTGCCCACACTGCTGTGGATGCTGCTCTGAAAGGTATGCACTTCTACAGGCATCTCCAAGCTGAGGACGGTCATTGGGCAGGTGACTACGGCGGACCACTCTTCCTGCTTCCAG GTCTCCTGATCACTTGCCATGTGGCCAAGATCCCTCTGCCTGAGGCCTGGAAGAGGGAGATGGCGAGATACCTGCGCTCAGTTCAGCTGCCGGATGGAGGCTGGGGTTT acatatagaagataaGTCTACTGTGTTTGGCACAGCGCTGAGCTACACCTCACTAAGGATCCTGGGAGTGGACCCTGATGACCCAGATATGGTTCGTGCCAGGAACAACCTGCACAGCAAAG GTGGTGCAGTTGGGATTCCCTCATGGGGAAAATTCTGGTTGGCCATTTTAAATGTATACAGCTGGGAGGGAATGAACACACTCCTACCAGAGATGTG gttgttccCAGCCTGGATGCCCGCTCATCCCTCCACACTGTGGTGTCACTGTCGCCAGGTCTACCTCCCTATGAGCTACTGTTACGCtgtcaggctggctgcagaggaggactCCCTAGTTCTGAGCCTTAGACAG GAGCTTTATGTCCACGACTATGCCACCATTAACTGGCCTGCTCAGAGGAACAATGTGGCAGCCTGTGATATGTACACGCCTCACAGCACTCTTCTCACTGTTGCTTACA TGGTGTTAAATGTGTACGAAGCCCACCACAGTGCCACACTTAGAGGAATGGCTGTCAAAGAGTTGTATGAGCACATCCAGGCTGATGACCAATTTACTAAATGTATCAGCATTGGGCCG ATCTCCAAGACTATCAACATGCTGGTTCGCTGGTATGTAGACGGTCCCTCCTCTCCAGTCTTTCAGGAGCATGTGTCCAGGATCCCAGATTATCTCTG gttgggATTGGATGGGATGAAAATGCAG GGGACAAATGGATCTCAGCTCTGGGACACGTGCTTTGCTGTACAGGCTTTCCTCGAG GCTGGAGCCCAGGATGACTCCAGACTAGCAGAGTGTCTTCGTGATGCCCATCAGTTTCTCACCATAACACAG ATACCTGACAATCCTCCTGAATACCAGAAGTACTACAGACAGATGAATAAG GGAGGCTTCCCCTTCAGTACTCGTGACTGTGGTTGGATCGTGGCTGACTGCACAGCAGAGGGCCTGAAATCAGTAATGCTACTGCAGGAGCTCTGTCCATCCATCAGCCAGCATATCCCTGCTGAGCATCTGTATGATGCTGTCAACGTG CTGCTGAGTATGAGGAACAAAGATGGTGGATTTGCCACATATGAAACTAAGAGAGGGGGGAGACTGCTGGAGCTGCTTAACCCCTCAGAGGTGTTTG gtgacATCATGATAGATTACACCTATGTGGAGTGTACCTCAGCAGTAATGCAGGCACTGAGGCATTTTCAGAAGGCCTACCCCAATCACCGAGCAGAGGAGATAAG GTCCACTCTGAGAGAAGGCTTGGAGTATTGCAGGAGGGTCCAGAGGCCTGATGGATCCTGGGAAGG GTCCTGGGGAGTATGCTTCACATATGGAATATGGTTTGGCCTCGAAGCCTTTGCATGCATGGGTCACATTTACAAAAATGA CGACGCATGTGAAGAGGTGCGGAAAGCTTGTCTGTTCCTGCTGGACTGGCAGATGTCAGATGGAGGCTGGGGGGAGGACTTTGAGTCATGCGAGCAGCGCCGCTACATCCAGAGCAGTGCTGCTCAGATCCACAACACGTGCTGGGCGTTGCTAGGACTAATGGCTGTCCG GCATCCTAACAGGCAGGCCATTGAGAGAGGAGTACGGCTGCTGATTGACAAGCAGCTGCCCAATGGAGACTGGCCACAG GAGAATATAGCCGGAGTGTTCAACAAGAGCTGTGCAATCAGCTACACCTCCTACAGAAACGTCTTCCCTGTCTGGACTCTTGGGCGCTTCTCAACTCTTTACCCCAGCAGTGAGCTGGCTGGAAAGGTCAAGGTGTGA
- the lss gene encoding lanosterol synthase isoform X2: MTEGTQLRRRGGPYKTEPATDLSRWRLTNVEGRQTWLYVEDQDIPDREQTMLEAHSLGLDTSKFVSGSPAAHTAVDAALKGMHFYRHLQAEDGHWAGDYGGPLFLLPGLLITCHVAKIPLPEAWKREMARYLRSVQLPDGGWGLHIEDKSTVFGTALSYTSLRILGVDPDDPDMVRARNNLHSKGGAVGIPSWGKFWLAILNVYSWEGMNTLLPEMWLFPAWMPAHPSTLWCHCRQVYLPMSYCYAVRLAAEEDSLVLSLRQELYVHDYATINWPAQRNNVAACDMYTPHSTLLTVAYMVLNVYEAHHSATLRGMAVKELYEHIQADDQFTKCISIGPISKTINMLVRWYVDGPSSPVFQEHVSRIPDYLWLGLDGMKMQGTNGSQLWDTCFAVQAFLEAGAQDDSRLAECLRDAHQFLTITQIPDNPPEYQKYYRQMNKGGFPFSTRDCGWIVADCTAEGLKSVMLLQELCPSISQHIPAEHLYDAVNVLLSMRNKDGGFATYETKRGGRLLELLNPSEVFGDIMIDYTYVECTSAVMQALRHFQKAYPNHRAEEIRSTLREGLEYCRRVQRPDGSWEGDACEEVRKACLFLLDWQMSDGGWGEDFESCEQRRYIQSSAAQIHNTCWALLGLMAVRHPNRQAIERGVRLLIDKQLPNGDWPQENIAGVFNKSCAISYTSYRNVFPVWTLGRFSTLYPSSELAGKVKV, from the exons ATGACTGAGGGAAC GCAACTGAGGAGGCGAGGGGGTCCGTATAAGACGGAGCCAGCCACAGACCTGAGCCGCTGGAGGCTCACTAATGTGGAGGGCAGGCAGACCTGGCTTTATGTGGAAGATCAGGATATCCCAGACAGAGAGCAGACCATGTTGGAAGCACATTCACTCGGCTTAGACACG AGTAAGTTTGTGTCTGGCTCTCCAGCTGCCCACACTGCTGTGGATGCTGCTCTGAAAGGTATGCACTTCTACAGGCATCTCCAAGCTGAGGACGGTCATTGGGCAGGTGACTACGGCGGACCACTCTTCCTGCTTCCAG GTCTCCTGATCACTTGCCATGTGGCCAAGATCCCTCTGCCTGAGGCCTGGAAGAGGGAGATGGCGAGATACCTGCGCTCAGTTCAGCTGCCGGATGGAGGCTGGGGTTT acatatagaagataaGTCTACTGTGTTTGGCACAGCGCTGAGCTACACCTCACTAAGGATCCTGGGAGTGGACCCTGATGACCCAGATATGGTTCGTGCCAGGAACAACCTGCACAGCAAAG GTGGTGCAGTTGGGATTCCCTCATGGGGAAAATTCTGGTTGGCCATTTTAAATGTATACAGCTGGGAGGGAATGAACACACTCCTACCAGAGATGTG gttgttccCAGCCTGGATGCCCGCTCATCCCTCCACACTGTGGTGTCACTGTCGCCAGGTCTACCTCCCTATGAGCTACTGTTACGCtgtcaggctggctgcagaggaggactCCCTAGTTCTGAGCCTTAGACAG GAGCTTTATGTCCACGACTATGCCACCATTAACTGGCCTGCTCAGAGGAACAATGTGGCAGCCTGTGATATGTACACGCCTCACAGCACTCTTCTCACTGTTGCTTACA TGGTGTTAAATGTGTACGAAGCCCACCACAGTGCCACACTTAGAGGAATGGCTGTCAAAGAGTTGTATGAGCACATCCAGGCTGATGACCAATTTACTAAATGTATCAGCATTGGGCCG ATCTCCAAGACTATCAACATGCTGGTTCGCTGGTATGTAGACGGTCCCTCCTCTCCAGTCTTTCAGGAGCATGTGTCCAGGATCCCAGATTATCTCTG gttgggATTGGATGGGATGAAAATGCAG GGGACAAATGGATCTCAGCTCTGGGACACGTGCTTTGCTGTACAGGCTTTCCTCGAG GCTGGAGCCCAGGATGACTCCAGACTAGCAGAGTGTCTTCGTGATGCCCATCAGTTTCTCACCATAACACAG ATACCTGACAATCCTCCTGAATACCAGAAGTACTACAGACAGATGAATAAG GGAGGCTTCCCCTTCAGTACTCGTGACTGTGGTTGGATCGTGGCTGACTGCACAGCAGAGGGCCTGAAATCAGTAATGCTACTGCAGGAGCTCTGTCCATCCATCAGCCAGCATATCCCTGCTGAGCATCTGTATGATGCTGTCAACGTG CTGCTGAGTATGAGGAACAAAGATGGTGGATTTGCCACATATGAAACTAAGAGAGGGGGGAGACTGCTGGAGCTGCTTAACCCCTCAGAGGTGTTTG gtgacATCATGATAGATTACACCTATGTGGAGTGTACCTCAGCAGTAATGCAGGCACTGAGGCATTTTCAGAAGGCCTACCCCAATCACCGAGCAGAGGAGATAAG GTCCACTCTGAGAGAAGGCTTGGAGTATTGCAGGAGGGTCCAGAGGCCTGATGGATCCTGGGAAGG CGACGCATGTGAAGAGGTGCGGAAAGCTTGTCTGTTCCTGCTGGACTGGCAGATGTCAGATGGAGGCTGGGGGGAGGACTTTGAGTCATGCGAGCAGCGCCGCTACATCCAGAGCAGTGCTGCTCAGATCCACAACACGTGCTGGGCGTTGCTAGGACTAATGGCTGTCCG GCATCCTAACAGGCAGGCCATTGAGAGAGGAGTACGGCTGCTGATTGACAAGCAGCTGCCCAATGGAGACTGGCCACAG GAGAATATAGCCGGAGTGTTCAACAAGAGCTGTGCAATCAGCTACACCTCCTACAGAAACGTCTTCCCTGTCTGGACTCTTGGGCGCTTCTCAACTCTTTACCCCAGCAGTGAGCTGGCTGGAAAGGTCAAGGTGTGA